Proteins encoded by one window of Bubalus bubalis isolate 160015118507 breed Murrah chromosome 4, NDDB_SH_1, whole genome shotgun sequence:
- the FAM71C gene encoding LOW QUALITY PROTEIN: protein FAM71C (The sequence of the model RefSeq protein was modified relative to this genomic sequence to represent the inferred CDS: substituted 1 base at 1 genomic stop codon): MTQRTRKISSIPKPLKGVVRKAWEKALGAILIKVKNSQYTLAYYSAKSSLAMSMFNTSMGKLQRXLYKGEYPIFQYAPVFESDFIQVSRKGEVIDVHNRARMVTVGIFCTSPHLTLPDVMLLAQPAAICDDSNRHSSAAQERGKKSTQILELTRLLPLKFVEISIHNSKKQLRLKLASGCSFYLQLCPPPDRGDLFIQWKTLIYILRPSANAHSRTQATPARNILDITGYKKREEVPSGKSPKDGARMLRENS, encoded by the coding sequence GTGTGGTAAGGAAGGCTTGGGAGAAGGCTCTAGGAGCtatcttgataaaagtgaagaaCAGCCAATATACATTAGCATACTACTCAGCTAAAAGCAGTCTTGCCATGAGTATGTTTAACACCTCCATGGGGAAACTGCAGCGATAACTGTACAAGGGAGAGTACCCTATATTCCAATATGCGCCAGTGTTTGAGAGTGACTTTATACAGGTCAGCAGGAAAGGAGAAGTGATTGATGTGCACAACCGGGCCCGAATGGTAACTGTGGGCATCTTTTGTACCAGCCCCCACCTCACACTGCCTGATGTCATGCTGCTGGCCCAACCAGCTGCTATCTGTGATGACTCTAACAGGCACAGCTCTGCTGCCCAGGAGAGAGGTAAAAAGTCTACACAGATCTTAGAGTTAACCAGGCTGCTTCCCTTGAAGTTTGTAGAGATATCCATTCATAACAGTAAAAAACAGCTCCGCCTGAAGCTTGCCAGTGGCTGCTCTTTTTACCTTCAGCTGTGTCCCCCTCCAGATAGAGGGGATCTTTTTATTCAGTGGAAAACCCTCATTTATATCCTGAGACCATCAGCAAATGCTCACAGCAGAACTCAGGCCACCCCAGCTAGGAACATTCTGGACATAACTGGAtataagaaaagggaagaagtgCCTAGTGGTAAGTCTCCAAAAGATGGGGCCAGGATGCTTAGGGAGAACAGCTAA